In Calonectris borealis chromosome 8, bCalBor7.hap1.2, whole genome shotgun sequence, a single genomic region encodes these proteins:
- the NEXN gene encoding nexilin isoform X20 has translation MNDIAQKTEMKELLGSDEDDDAKSSKIEKGYVPKLIGTVKGKFAEMEKQRQEEERKRMEEERKRRIEQDMIEKRKIQRELAKKAQEGENETQEPLSPGKLKVTFEELERQRQENQRRQAGEEARQRLEEEKRAFEEARQRMINEDGDEESENSVKEFRPGKLRLSFEEIERQRREEEKRKAEEDARRRIEEEKRAFAEARKNMVLDDESPEMFKTVSQESLIPGKLEINFEELLRQKMEEEKRRTEEERRQKLEMEKQEFQQLRQEMGELEEESETFELSKEYEELIKLKRSGSIQAKNLKSKFEKIGQLSQEEIQKKIEEERAKRRAMDEEIREREAEKFQEDDEVDVRPAKKSEAPFTHKVNMKARFEQMARAREEEEQRRIEEQKLLRMQFEQKEIDAALQKKREEEEEEEGSIVNGSTCEDEEDQARSGAPWFKKSLKNTSVVDGEPVRFTVKITGEPKPEVTWWFEGEMLQDSEDYQYIERGETYCLYLPETFPEDEGEYMCKAVNNRGTSASTCILTIETDDY, from the exons ATGAATGACATTGCACAGAAAACTGAG ATGAAAGAACTACTAGGATCTGATGAAGACGATGACGCAAAATCatctaaaatagaaaaaggctaTGTTCCAAAGCTAATAG GAACCGTTAAAGGCAAGTTTGCAGAAATGGAGAAACAAaggcaagaagaagaaagaaaaagaatggaagaagaaagaaagcgCAGAATTGAACAAGACAtgattgaaaaaagaaaaattcaaagagaATTAGCAAAAAAAGCACAGGAG ggtgaaaatgaaacacaagagCCTCTGTCTCCTGGGAAGCTGAAAGTGACATTTGAAGAACTTGAAagacaaagacaggaaaatcaaAGGCGGCAAGCAGGGGAAGAAGCAAGGCAGCGTTTAGAAGAGGAAAAACGTGCCTTTGAAGAAGCTAGACAGCGAAtg ATAAATGAAGATGGCGATGAAGAATCTGAAAATTCTGTTAAAGAATTCCGTCCTGGTAAACTCAGACTCAGTTTTGAGGAGATAGAAAgacagaggagagaagaggaaaagaggaaagcagaagaagATGCAAGACGACGcatagaagaggagaaaagagcatTTGCTGAAGCAAGGAAGAACATG GTGCTGGATGATGAATCACCAGAAATGTTCAAAACAGTTTCTCAAGAATCTCTCATACCTGGTaaactggaaattaattttgaggAGTTGCTGAGacaaaaaatggaagaagaaaagagacgCACAGAAGAAGAGCGTAGGCAAAAGTTGGAAATGGAAAAGCAAGAATTTCAACAGTTGAGACAAGAAATGGGAGAG CTGGAAGAAGAGTCTGAAACTTTTGAGCTAAGCAAAGAATATGAAGAATTAATAAAGCTAAAAAGAAGTGGTTCTATTCAGGCAAAGAACTTAAAAAGCAAGTTTGAAAAAATAGGACAATTGTctcaagaagaaatacagaagaagatTGAAGAAGAGCGAGCTAAGAGAAGAGCAATGGATGAAGAAATAAGAGAAAGGGAAGCTGAAAAATTTCAAGAG gatgATGAGGTAGATGTGAGACCAGCCAAGAAATCTGAGGCTCCATTTACTCATAAAGTAAACATGAAGGCCCGTTTTGAGCAAATGGCAAGAgccagggaagaggaagagcagaggagaatTGAAGAACAGAAATTACTACGCATGCAGtttgaacaaaaagaaattgATGCGGCATTACAGAAG aaaagggaagaggaagaagaagaagagggaagcaTTGTTAATGGTTCTACTTGTGAAGATGAGGAGGATCAAGCTCGATCTGGAGCTCCCTGGTTTAAGAAGTCACTGAAAAACACATCAGTTGTTGATGGCGAGCCAGTGAGATTTACAGTTAAAATTACTGGAGAACCAAAACCTGAAGTAACATGGTGGTTTGAGGGGGAAATGTTGCAGGACTCTGAGGACTATCAATATATTGAAAGAGGAGAAACCTATTGCCTCTACTTGCCAGAGACCTTCCCAGAAGATGAAGGGGAATATATGTGTAAAGCCGTCAACAACAGAGGCACATCTGCTAGCACCTGTATTCTCACCATTGAAA CTGATGACTACTAA
- the NEXN gene encoding nexilin isoform X21: MNDIAQKTEMKELLGSDEDDDAKSSKIEKGYVPKLIGTVKGKFAEMEKQRQEEERKRMEEERKRRIEQDMIEKRKIQRELAKKAQEIDDFNNTGTESAAEEGDDSLLVTVVPVKPTKTPGKMKINFENTGKERAEQRERQDEETKLKYEEQNQFLKETKCLSFVMGENETQEPLSPGKLKVTFEELERQRQENQRRQAGEEARQRLEEEKRAFEEARQRMINEDGDEESENSVKEFRPGKLRLSFEEIERQRREEEKRKAEEDARRRIEEEKRAFAEARKNMVLDDESPEMFKTVSQESLIPGKLEINFEELLRQKMEEEKRRTEEERRQKLEMEKQEFQQLRQEMGELEEESETFELSKEYEELIKLKRSGSIQAKNLKSKFEKIGQLSQEEIQKKIEEERAKRRAMDEEIREREAEKFQEDDEVDVRPAKKSEAPFTHKVNMKARFEQMARAREEEEQRRIEEQKLLRMQFEQKEIDAALQKKREEEEEEEGSIVNGSTCEDEEDQARSGAPWFKKSLKNTSVVDGEPVRFTVKITGEPKPEVTWWFEGEMLQDSEDYQYIERGETYCLYLPETFPEDEGEYMCKAVNNRGTSASTCILTIESKS; the protein is encoded by the exons ATGAATGACATTGCACAGAAAACTGAG ATGAAAGAACTACTAGGATCTGATGAAGACGATGACGCAAAATCatctaaaatagaaaaaggctaTGTTCCAAAGCTAATAG GAACCGTTAAAGGCAAGTTTGCAGAAATGGAGAAACAAaggcaagaagaagaaagaaaaagaatggaagaagaaagaaagcgCAGAATTGAACAAGACAtgattgaaaaaagaaaaattcaaagagaATTAGCAAAAAAAGCACAGGAG ATTGATGACTTTAACAATACGGGAACTGAATCAGCAGCAGAg GAAGGGGATGATTCACTGCTAGTTACAGTAGTGCCTGtaaaacccaccaaaacaccTGGGAAGATGAAAATAAACTTTGAGAACACAGGAAAGGAGAGAGCAGAACAAAGAGAGAGACAGGATGAAGAAACGAAGCTAAaatatgaggaacaaaaccaattcCTTAAGGAAACCAAGTGCCTTTCATTTGTCATG ggtgaaaatgaaacacaagagCCTCTGTCTCCTGGGAAGCTGAAAGTGACATTTGAAGAACTTGAAagacaaagacaggaaaatcaaAGGCGGCAAGCAGGGGAAGAAGCAAGGCAGCGTTTAGAAGAGGAAAAACGTGCCTTTGAAGAAGCTAGACAGCGAAtg ATAAATGAAGATGGCGATGAAGAATCTGAAAATTCTGTTAAAGAATTCCGTCCTGGTAAACTCAGACTCAGTTTTGAGGAGATAGAAAgacagaggagagaagaggaaaagaggaaagcagaagaagATGCAAGACGACGcatagaagaggagaaaagagcatTTGCTGAAGCAAGGAAGAACATG GTGCTGGATGATGAATCACCAGAAATGTTCAAAACAGTTTCTCAAGAATCTCTCATACCTGGTaaactggaaattaattttgaggAGTTGCTGAGacaaaaaatggaagaagaaaagagacgCACAGAAGAAGAGCGTAGGCAAAAGTTGGAAATGGAAAAGCAAGAATTTCAACAGTTGAGACAAGAAATGGGAGAG CTGGAAGAAGAGTCTGAAACTTTTGAGCTAAGCAAAGAATATGAAGAATTAATAAAGCTAAAAAGAAGTGGTTCTATTCAGGCAAAGAACTTAAAAAGCAAGTTTGAAAAAATAGGACAATTGTctcaagaagaaatacagaagaagatTGAAGAAGAGCGAGCTAAGAGAAGAGCAATGGATGAAGAAATAAGAGAAAGGGAAGCTGAAAAATTTCAAGAG gatgATGAGGTAGATGTGAGACCAGCCAAGAAATCTGAGGCTCCATTTACTCATAAAGTAAACATGAAGGCCCGTTTTGAGCAAATGGCAAGAgccagggaagaggaagagcagaggagaatTGAAGAACAGAAATTACTACGCATGCAGtttgaacaaaaagaaattgATGCGGCATTACAGAAG aaaagggaagaggaagaagaagaagagggaagcaTTGTTAATGGTTCTACTTGTGAAGATGAGGAGGATCAAGCTCGATCTGGAGCTCCCTGGTTTAAGAAGTCACTGAAAAACACATCAGTTGTTGATGGCGAGCCAGTGAGATTTACAGTTAAAATTACTGGAGAACCAAAACCTGAAGTAACATGGTGGTTTGAGGGGGAAATGTTGCAGGACTCTGAGGACTATCAATATATTGAAAGAGGAGAAACCTATTGCCTCTACTTGCCAGAGACCTTCCCAGAAGATGAAGGGGAATATATGTGTAAAGCCGTCAACAACAGAGGCACATCTGCTAGCACCTGTATTCTCACCATTGAAAGTAAGAGTTAG
- the NEXN gene encoding nexilin isoform X10 produces MNDIAQKTEMKELLGSDEDDDAKSSKIEKGYVPKLIGTVKGKFAEMEKQRQEEERKRMEEERKRRIEQDMIEKRKIQRELAKKAQEIDDFNNTGTESAAEEGDDSLLVTVVPVKPTKTPGKMKINFENTGKERAEQRERQDEETKLKYEEQNQFLKETKCLSFVMGENETQEPLSPGKLKVTFEELERQRQENQRRQAGEEARQRLEEEKRAFEEARQRMINEDGDEESENSVKEFRPGKLRLSFEEIERQRREEEKRKAEEDARRRIEEEKRAFAEARKNMVLDDESPEMFKTVSQESLIPGKLEINFEELLRQKMEEEKRRTEEERRQKLEMEKQEFQQLRQEMGELEEESETFELSKEYEELIKLKRSGSIQAKNLKSKFEKIGQLSQEEIQKKIEEERAKRRAMDEEIREREAEKFQEDDEVDVRPAKKSEAPFTHKVNMKARFEQMARAREEEEQRRIEEQKLLRMQFEQKEIDAALQKKREEEEEEEGSIVNGSTCEDEEDQARSGAPWFKKSLKNTSVVDGEPVRFTVKITGEPKPEVTWWFEGEMLQDSEDYQYIERGETYCLYLPETFPEDEGEYMCKAVNNRGTSASTCILTIETDDY; encoded by the exons ATGAATGACATTGCACAGAAAACTGAG ATGAAAGAACTACTAGGATCTGATGAAGACGATGACGCAAAATCatctaaaatagaaaaaggctaTGTTCCAAAGCTAATAG GAACCGTTAAAGGCAAGTTTGCAGAAATGGAGAAACAAaggcaagaagaagaaagaaaaagaatggaagaagaaagaaagcgCAGAATTGAACAAGACAtgattgaaaaaagaaaaattcaaagagaATTAGCAAAAAAAGCACAGGAG ATTGATGACTTTAACAATACGGGAACTGAATCAGCAGCAGAg GAAGGGGATGATTCACTGCTAGTTACAGTAGTGCCTGtaaaacccaccaaaacaccTGGGAAGATGAAAATAAACTTTGAGAACACAGGAAAGGAGAGAGCAGAACAAAGAGAGAGACAGGATGAAGAAACGAAGCTAAaatatgaggaacaaaaccaattcCTTAAGGAAACCAAGTGCCTTTCATTTGTCATG ggtgaaaatgaaacacaagagCCTCTGTCTCCTGGGAAGCTGAAAGTGACATTTGAAGAACTTGAAagacaaagacaggaaaatcaaAGGCGGCAAGCAGGGGAAGAAGCAAGGCAGCGTTTAGAAGAGGAAAAACGTGCCTTTGAAGAAGCTAGACAGCGAAtg ATAAATGAAGATGGCGATGAAGAATCTGAAAATTCTGTTAAAGAATTCCGTCCTGGTAAACTCAGACTCAGTTTTGAGGAGATAGAAAgacagaggagagaagaggaaaagaggaaagcagaagaagATGCAAGACGACGcatagaagaggagaaaagagcatTTGCTGAAGCAAGGAAGAACATG GTGCTGGATGATGAATCACCAGAAATGTTCAAAACAGTTTCTCAAGAATCTCTCATACCTGGTaaactggaaattaattttgaggAGTTGCTGAGacaaaaaatggaagaagaaaagagacgCACAGAAGAAGAGCGTAGGCAAAAGTTGGAAATGGAAAAGCAAGAATTTCAACAGTTGAGACAAGAAATGGGAGAG CTGGAAGAAGAGTCTGAAACTTTTGAGCTAAGCAAAGAATATGAAGAATTAATAAAGCTAAAAAGAAGTGGTTCTATTCAGGCAAAGAACTTAAAAAGCAAGTTTGAAAAAATAGGACAATTGTctcaagaagaaatacagaagaagatTGAAGAAGAGCGAGCTAAGAGAAGAGCAATGGATGAAGAAATAAGAGAAAGGGAAGCTGAAAAATTTCAAGAG gatgATGAGGTAGATGTGAGACCAGCCAAGAAATCTGAGGCTCCATTTACTCATAAAGTAAACATGAAGGCCCGTTTTGAGCAAATGGCAAGAgccagggaagaggaagagcagaggagaatTGAAGAACAGAAATTACTACGCATGCAGtttgaacaaaaagaaattgATGCGGCATTACAGAAG aaaagggaagaggaagaagaagaagagggaagcaTTGTTAATGGTTCTACTTGTGAAGATGAGGAGGATCAAGCTCGATCTGGAGCTCCCTGGTTTAAGAAGTCACTGAAAAACACATCAGTTGTTGATGGCGAGCCAGTGAGATTTACAGTTAAAATTACTGGAGAACCAAAACCTGAAGTAACATGGTGGTTTGAGGGGGAAATGTTGCAGGACTCTGAGGACTATCAATATATTGAAAGAGGAGAAACCTATTGCCTCTACTTGCCAGAGACCTTCCCAGAAGATGAAGGGGAATATATGTGTAAAGCCGTCAACAACAGAGGCACATCTGCTAGCACCTGTATTCTCACCATTGAAA CTGATGACTACTAA
- the NEXN gene encoding nexilin isoform X14: MNDIAQKTEMKELLGSDEDDDAKSSKIEKGYVPKLIGTVKGKFAEMEKQRQEEERKRMEEERKRRIEQDMIEKRKIQRELAKKAQEEGDDSLLVTVVPVKPTKTPGKMKINFENTGKERAEQRERQDEETKLKYEEQNQFLKETKCLSFVMGENETQEPLSPGKLKVTFEELERQRQENQRRQAGEEARQRLEEEKRAFEEARQRMINEDGDEESENSVKEFRPGKLRLSFEEIERQRREEEKRKAEEDARRRIEEEKRAFAEARKNMVLDDESPEMFKTVSQESLIPGKLEINFEELLRQKMEEEKRRTEEERRQKLEMEKQEFQQLRQEMGELEEESETFELSKEYEELIKLKRSGSIQAKNLKSKFEKIGQLSQEEIQKKIEEERAKRRAMDEEIREREAEKFQEDDEVDVRPAKKSEAPFTHKVNMKARFEQMARAREEEEQRRIEEQKLLRMQFEQKEIDAALQKKREEEEEEEGSIVNGSTCEDEEDQARSGAPWFKKSLKNTSVVDGEPVRFTVKITGEPKPEVTWWFEGEMLQDSEDYQYIERGETYCLYLPETFPEDEGEYMCKAVNNRGTSASTCILTIETDDY; the protein is encoded by the exons ATGAATGACATTGCACAGAAAACTGAG ATGAAAGAACTACTAGGATCTGATGAAGACGATGACGCAAAATCatctaaaatagaaaaaggctaTGTTCCAAAGCTAATAG GAACCGTTAAAGGCAAGTTTGCAGAAATGGAGAAACAAaggcaagaagaagaaagaaaaagaatggaagaagaaagaaagcgCAGAATTGAACAAGACAtgattgaaaaaagaaaaattcaaagagaATTAGCAAAAAAAGCACAGGAG GAAGGGGATGATTCACTGCTAGTTACAGTAGTGCCTGtaaaacccaccaaaacaccTGGGAAGATGAAAATAAACTTTGAGAACACAGGAAAGGAGAGAGCAGAACAAAGAGAGAGACAGGATGAAGAAACGAAGCTAAaatatgaggaacaaaaccaattcCTTAAGGAAACCAAGTGCCTTTCATTTGTCATG ggtgaaaatgaaacacaagagCCTCTGTCTCCTGGGAAGCTGAAAGTGACATTTGAAGAACTTGAAagacaaagacaggaaaatcaaAGGCGGCAAGCAGGGGAAGAAGCAAGGCAGCGTTTAGAAGAGGAAAAACGTGCCTTTGAAGAAGCTAGACAGCGAAtg ATAAATGAAGATGGCGATGAAGAATCTGAAAATTCTGTTAAAGAATTCCGTCCTGGTAAACTCAGACTCAGTTTTGAGGAGATAGAAAgacagaggagagaagaggaaaagaggaaagcagaagaagATGCAAGACGACGcatagaagaggagaaaagagcatTTGCTGAAGCAAGGAAGAACATG GTGCTGGATGATGAATCACCAGAAATGTTCAAAACAGTTTCTCAAGAATCTCTCATACCTGGTaaactggaaattaattttgaggAGTTGCTGAGacaaaaaatggaagaagaaaagagacgCACAGAAGAAGAGCGTAGGCAAAAGTTGGAAATGGAAAAGCAAGAATTTCAACAGTTGAGACAAGAAATGGGAGAG CTGGAAGAAGAGTCTGAAACTTTTGAGCTAAGCAAAGAATATGAAGAATTAATAAAGCTAAAAAGAAGTGGTTCTATTCAGGCAAAGAACTTAAAAAGCAAGTTTGAAAAAATAGGACAATTGTctcaagaagaaatacagaagaagatTGAAGAAGAGCGAGCTAAGAGAAGAGCAATGGATGAAGAAATAAGAGAAAGGGAAGCTGAAAAATTTCAAGAG gatgATGAGGTAGATGTGAGACCAGCCAAGAAATCTGAGGCTCCATTTACTCATAAAGTAAACATGAAGGCCCGTTTTGAGCAAATGGCAAGAgccagggaagaggaagagcagaggagaatTGAAGAACAGAAATTACTACGCATGCAGtttgaacaaaaagaaattgATGCGGCATTACAGAAG aaaagggaagaggaagaagaagaagagggaagcaTTGTTAATGGTTCTACTTGTGAAGATGAGGAGGATCAAGCTCGATCTGGAGCTCCCTGGTTTAAGAAGTCACTGAAAAACACATCAGTTGTTGATGGCGAGCCAGTGAGATTTACAGTTAAAATTACTGGAGAACCAAAACCTGAAGTAACATGGTGGTTTGAGGGGGAAATGTTGCAGGACTCTGAGGACTATCAATATATTGAAAGAGGAGAAACCTATTGCCTCTACTTGCCAGAGACCTTCCCAGAAGATGAAGGGGAATATATGTGTAAAGCCGTCAACAACAGAGGCACATCTGCTAGCACCTGTATTCTCACCATTGAAA CTGATGACTACTAA
- the NEXN gene encoding nexilin isoform X19, which produces MNDIAQKTEMKELLGSDEDDDAKSSKIEKGYVPKLIGTVKGKFAEMEKQRQEEERKRMEEERKRRIEQDMIEKRKIQRELAKKAQEGENETQEPLSPGKLKVTFEELERQRQENQRRQAGEEARQRLEEEKRAFEEARQRMINEDGDEESENSVKEFRPGKLRLSFEEIERQRREEEKRKAEEDARRRIEEEKRAFAEARKNMQVLDDESPEMFKTVSQESLIPGKLEINFEELLRQKMEEEKRRTEEERRQKLEMEKQEFQQLRQEMGELEEESETFELSKEYEELIKLKRSGSIQAKNLKSKFEKIGQLSQEEIQKKIEEERAKRRAMDEEIREREAEKFQEDDEVDVRPAKKSEAPFTHKVNMKARFEQMARAREEEEQRRIEEQKLLRMQFEQKEIDAALQKKREEEEEEEGSIVNGSTCEDEEDQARSGAPWFKKSLKNTSVVDGEPVRFTVKITGEPKPEVTWWFEGEMLQDSEDYQYIERGETYCLYLPETFPEDEGEYMCKAVNNRGTSASTCILTIETDDY; this is translated from the exons ATGAATGACATTGCACAGAAAACTGAG ATGAAAGAACTACTAGGATCTGATGAAGACGATGACGCAAAATCatctaaaatagaaaaaggctaTGTTCCAAAGCTAATAG GAACCGTTAAAGGCAAGTTTGCAGAAATGGAGAAACAAaggcaagaagaagaaagaaaaagaatggaagaagaaagaaagcgCAGAATTGAACAAGACAtgattgaaaaaagaaaaattcaaagagaATTAGCAAAAAAAGCACAGGAG ggtgaaaatgaaacacaagagCCTCTGTCTCCTGGGAAGCTGAAAGTGACATTTGAAGAACTTGAAagacaaagacaggaaaatcaaAGGCGGCAAGCAGGGGAAGAAGCAAGGCAGCGTTTAGAAGAGGAAAAACGTGCCTTTGAAGAAGCTAGACAGCGAAtg ATAAATGAAGATGGCGATGAAGAATCTGAAAATTCTGTTAAAGAATTCCGTCCTGGTAAACTCAGACTCAGTTTTGAGGAGATAGAAAgacagaggagagaagaggaaaagaggaaagcagaagaagATGCAAGACGACGcatagaagaggagaaaagagcatTTGCTGAAGCAAGGAAGAACATG CAGGTGCTGGATGATGAATCACCAGAAATGTTCAAAACAGTTTCTCAAGAATCTCTCATACCTGGTaaactggaaattaattttgaggAGTTGCTGAGacaaaaaatggaagaagaaaagagacgCACAGAAGAAGAGCGTAGGCAAAAGTTGGAAATGGAAAAGCAAGAATTTCAACAGTTGAGACAAGAAATGGGAGAG CTGGAAGAAGAGTCTGAAACTTTTGAGCTAAGCAAAGAATATGAAGAATTAATAAAGCTAAAAAGAAGTGGTTCTATTCAGGCAAAGAACTTAAAAAGCAAGTTTGAAAAAATAGGACAATTGTctcaagaagaaatacagaagaagatTGAAGAAGAGCGAGCTAAGAGAAGAGCAATGGATGAAGAAATAAGAGAAAGGGAAGCTGAAAAATTTCAAGAG gatgATGAGGTAGATGTGAGACCAGCCAAGAAATCTGAGGCTCCATTTACTCATAAAGTAAACATGAAGGCCCGTTTTGAGCAAATGGCAAGAgccagggaagaggaagagcagaggagaatTGAAGAACAGAAATTACTACGCATGCAGtttgaacaaaaagaaattgATGCGGCATTACAGAAG aaaagggaagaggaagaagaagaagagggaagcaTTGTTAATGGTTCTACTTGTGAAGATGAGGAGGATCAAGCTCGATCTGGAGCTCCCTGGTTTAAGAAGTCACTGAAAAACACATCAGTTGTTGATGGCGAGCCAGTGAGATTTACAGTTAAAATTACTGGAGAACCAAAACCTGAAGTAACATGGTGGTTTGAGGGGGAAATGTTGCAGGACTCTGAGGACTATCAATATATTGAAAGAGGAGAAACCTATTGCCTCTACTTGCCAGAGACCTTCCCAGAAGATGAAGGGGAATATATGTGTAAAGCCGTCAACAACAGAGGCACATCTGCTAGCACCTGTATTCTCACCATTGAAA CTGATGACTACTAA
- the NEXN gene encoding nexilin isoform X7 encodes MNDIAQKTEILLSSSKPVQKSYVPKLHKGDVKDKFEAMQKAREERNQRRSRDEKQRRKEQYVREREWNRRKQEMKELLGSDEDDDAKSSKIEKGYVPKLIGTVKGKFAEMEKQRQEEERKRMEEERKRRIEQDMIEKRKIQRELAKKAQEEGDDSLLVTVVPVKPTKTPGKMKINFENTGKERAEQRERQDEETKLKYEEQNQFLKETKCLSFVMGENETQEPLSPGKLKVTFEELERQRQENQRRQAGEEARQRLEEEKRAFEEARQRMINEDGDEESENSVKEFRPGKLRLSFEEIERQRREEEKRKAEEDARRRIEEEKRAFAEARKNMVLDDESPEMFKTVSQESLIPGKLEINFEELLRQKMEEEKRRTEEERRQKLEMEKQEFQQLRQEMGELEEESETFELSKEYEELIKLKRSGSIQAKNLKSKFEKIGQLSQEEIQKKIEEERAKRRAMDEEIREREAEKFQEDDEVDVRPAKKSEAPFTHKVNMKARFEQMARAREEEEQRRIEEQKLLRMQFEQKEIDAALQKKREEEEEEEGSIVNGSTCEDEEDQARSGAPWFKKSLKNTSVVDGEPVRFTVKITGEPKPEVTWWFEGEMLQDSEDYQYIERGETYCLYLPETFPEDEGEYMCKAVNNRGTSASTCILTIETDDY; translated from the exons ATGAATGACATTGCACAGAAAACTGAG ATTCTGCTTTCTTCATCTAAACCCGTCCAAAAATCCTATGTGCCCAAGCTTCACAAGGGTGATGTAAAGGATAAATTTGAAGCTATGCAGAaagcaagggaagaaagaaatcaaaggaGATCTagagatgaaaagcaaagaagaaaagaacaatatGTTAGAGAGAGAGAATGGAACAGGAGAAAGCAGGAg ATGAAAGAACTACTAGGATCTGATGAAGACGATGACGCAAAATCatctaaaatagaaaaaggctaTGTTCCAAAGCTAATAG GAACCGTTAAAGGCAAGTTTGCAGAAATGGAGAAACAAaggcaagaagaagaaagaaaaagaatggaagaagaaagaaagcgCAGAATTGAACAAGACAtgattgaaaaaagaaaaattcaaagagaATTAGCAAAAAAAGCACAGGAG GAAGGGGATGATTCACTGCTAGTTACAGTAGTGCCTGtaaaacccaccaaaacaccTGGGAAGATGAAAATAAACTTTGAGAACACAGGAAAGGAGAGAGCAGAACAAAGAGAGAGACAGGATGAAGAAACGAAGCTAAaatatgaggaacaaaaccaattcCTTAAGGAAACCAAGTGCCTTTCATTTGTCATG ggtgaaaatgaaacacaagagCCTCTGTCTCCTGGGAAGCTGAAAGTGACATTTGAAGAACTTGAAagacaaagacaggaaaatcaaAGGCGGCAAGCAGGGGAAGAAGCAAGGCAGCGTTTAGAAGAGGAAAAACGTGCCTTTGAAGAAGCTAGACAGCGAAtg ATAAATGAAGATGGCGATGAAGAATCTGAAAATTCTGTTAAAGAATTCCGTCCTGGTAAACTCAGACTCAGTTTTGAGGAGATAGAAAgacagaggagagaagaggaaaagaggaaagcagaagaagATGCAAGACGACGcatagaagaggagaaaagagcatTTGCTGAAGCAAGGAAGAACATG GTGCTGGATGATGAATCACCAGAAATGTTCAAAACAGTTTCTCAAGAATCTCTCATACCTGGTaaactggaaattaattttgaggAGTTGCTGAGacaaaaaatggaagaagaaaagagacgCACAGAAGAAGAGCGTAGGCAAAAGTTGGAAATGGAAAAGCAAGAATTTCAACAGTTGAGACAAGAAATGGGAGAG CTGGAAGAAGAGTCTGAAACTTTTGAGCTAAGCAAAGAATATGAAGAATTAATAAAGCTAAAAAGAAGTGGTTCTATTCAGGCAAAGAACTTAAAAAGCAAGTTTGAAAAAATAGGACAATTGTctcaagaagaaatacagaagaagatTGAAGAAGAGCGAGCTAAGAGAAGAGCAATGGATGAAGAAATAAGAGAAAGGGAAGCTGAAAAATTTCAAGAG gatgATGAGGTAGATGTGAGACCAGCCAAGAAATCTGAGGCTCCATTTACTCATAAAGTAAACATGAAGGCCCGTTTTGAGCAAATGGCAAGAgccagggaagaggaagagcagaggagaatTGAAGAACAGAAATTACTACGCATGCAGtttgaacaaaaagaaattgATGCGGCATTACAGAAG aaaagggaagaggaagaagaagaagagggaagcaTTGTTAATGGTTCTACTTGTGAAGATGAGGAGGATCAAGCTCGATCTGGAGCTCCCTGGTTTAAGAAGTCACTGAAAAACACATCAGTTGTTGATGGCGAGCCAGTGAGATTTACAGTTAAAATTACTGGAGAACCAAAACCTGAAGTAACATGGTGGTTTGAGGGGGAAATGTTGCAGGACTCTGAGGACTATCAATATATTGAAAGAGGAGAAACCTATTGCCTCTACTTGCCAGAGACCTTCCCAGAAGATGAAGGGGAATATATGTGTAAAGCCGTCAACAACAGAGGCACATCTGCTAGCACCTGTATTCTCACCATTGAAA CTGATGACTACTAA